A genomic segment from Vicia villosa cultivar HV-30 ecotype Madison, WI unplaced genomic scaffold, Vvil1.0 ctg.002025F_1_1, whole genome shotgun sequence encodes:
- the LOC131637546 gene encoding uncharacterized protein LOC131637546, with protein MDTPIDTVKEVKRHTHTYSFFREPLTALEGLSSLMTAFCLKSFTDDYGNILTLLETVVDTPALQTLMQFYDPEMRCFTFQDYQLAPTLEEYSIILNLKVKDEVPFIDVPKEVNFKLIAAALYLSIKEVSDNWKSNGGVSGFSLKFLVRKAKEEFEKKNWNAYNALLAVAIYGIVMFPNVPNFVDSAAVHIFMGKNPIPTLLADTYYAVHSRYEKRGGAITCCHQLLFIWFLSLLPSKGPFVKTRDTLKWTHRIMSLTSYDIQWQRYRINVSEVIVGCGKFDNVPLVGTRGCINYNPVVSLRQLGYTLKDKPTDHLIAETVYFEKGSDPEKLKGIIVAWKKIRKHNGAHLGKKESLALTPYVEWIVKRVGNLLLPYDRVAPLQKQPPLILSEFVPTELYKDALVTNYRLHEREQETNLKFFEERDAKMRLMHQLKQVEGASSSQASGQKRPYELLKEDLRHKQQECLQLQRSESSLKRQKRDSDKQLAEEKAKTARLEEELRRLRAQRRGDGGAHSVARRS; from the coding sequence ATGGACACTCCCATTGATACCGTCAAGGAAGTAAAGAGACATACGCACACCTACAGCTTCTTCCGAGAGCCGTTGACCGCATTAGAGGGCTTGAGTTCGTTAATGACTGCTTTCTGCCTGAAGAGTTTCACGGATGATTATGGGAATATCTTGACTTTGTTGGAAACCGTGGTTGATACTCCTGCTTTGCAAACCTTGATGCAATTCTATGATCCTGAAATGAGGTGTTTTACGTTCCAGGATTACCAGTTGGCTCCGACATTGGAAGAGTACTCTATCATTCTTAATCTCAAGGTAAAAGACGAAGTGCCATTCATCGACGTTCCAAAAGAAGTGAATTTCAAGTTGATCGctgctgctctttatttgagcataaaagAAGTATCTGATAATTGGAAGTCGAATGGAGGTGTCTCGGGGTTCTCTTTGAAGTTCTTGGTGAGAAAAGCTAAAGAGGAATTTGAGAAAAAGAATTGGAACGCGTACAATGCATTGCTTGCTGTGGCTATTTACGGGATTGTGATGTTCCCAAATGTTCCCAATTTTGTAGACTCGGCCGCGGTACACATCTTCATGGGAAAGAATCCTATTCCTACGTTGTTGGCCGATACTTATTATGCCGTTCATTCCCGATATGAGAAACGTGGTGGTGCCATCACTTGTTGCCATCAGTTGTTGTTCATCTGGTTCCTCTCTTTGTTGCCCAGCAAAGGACCTTTTGTGAAGACAAGGGATACGCTCAAGTGGACACACAGGATTATGTCACTTACTTCTTATGATATTCAGTGGCAAAGGTACCGAATTAATGTTTCTGAAGTAATTGTTGGGTGCGGTAAGTTCGATAATGTTCCTTTGGTTGGTACTAGAGGTTGCATCAATTACAATCCCGTGGTATCCTTGCGTCAGTTGGGGTATACGTTGAAAGACAAGCCGACGGATCACTTGATAGCGGAGACGGTCTATTTTGAGAAGGGGTCGGATCCAGAAAAGTTGAAGGGGATAATTGTGGCTTGGAAGAAGATCCGTAAGCATAACGGAGCCCATTTAGGGAAGAAGGAATCACTCGCTTTGACaccgtatgttgaatggattgtaaaacgggtcggaAACTTGTTGCTGCCATATGATAGGGTTGCACCacttcaaaagcaacctcctttgaTTTTATCCGAATTTGTGCCAACAGAACTTTACAAGGATGCTTTGGTTACCAACTACAGGTTACATGAAAGGGAACAAGAGACCAACTTGAAATTCTTTGAAGAGAGAGATGCAAAGATGAGGTTGATGCACCAGCTCAAGCAAGTCGAAGGTGCAAGCTCAAGTCAGGCAAGTGGCCAGAAGCGTCCTTATGAGTTGCTAAAAGAAGATTTGCGCCATAAGCAACAAGAGTGTCTACAGTTACAAAGATCAGAGAGTAGTCTCAAGAGGCAGAAGCGGGATTCAGATAAACAGCTAGCAGAAGAGAAGGCTAAGACTGCTCGACTTGAAGAAGAACTAAGAAGACTCCGAGCCCAACGGAGAGGAGATGGAGGAGCTCATTCTGTTGCCAGGCGATCCTAG